A single region of the Deefgea piscis genome encodes:
- a CDS encoding DUF2189 domain-containing protein, with protein sequence MDLHLNELDQHFTLPVTRKVGFLRPLAWIKMGWQDLLKHPAPSLLYGLIISVTGALLLLFTLQDVHLYTTAITGFLLLAPLGAAGIYELTSERDEGRETSFIQSIHDLYKNGGQLAFLGVILAFIAISWERTSAVLFALMYSGQIIEKQSIWQALSGEFLPFTLAWLAGGFVLACFVFALTAVSIPLLADRELDSVTAMMTSLRAVAENIPAMVLWAAIIVALTALGFATFLIGLIVIFPLLGHATWYAYKELIE encoded by the coding sequence ATGGACTTACATTTAAATGAACTGGATCAGCATTTCACGCTACCTGTAACGCGAAAAGTCGGCTTTCTTCGCCCTTTAGCGTGGATCAAAATGGGCTGGCAAGATCTCCTTAAACACCCAGCGCCCAGCCTGCTGTACGGGCTGATTATTTCAGTCACCGGTGCTTTATTACTACTGTTTACGCTGCAAGATGTACACCTCTATACCACCGCAATTACTGGCTTTTTACTGCTGGCACCGCTGGGCGCTGCTGGTATTTATGAACTCACCAGTGAGCGAGATGAAGGCCGTGAAACATCCTTTATCCAGTCGATTCATGACCTGTATAAAAATGGCGGTCAGTTGGCGTTTTTAGGCGTGATTTTGGCTTTTATCGCCATCTCTTGGGAGCGAACTTCGGCGGTCTTGTTTGCCCTAATGTACTCAGGACAAATCATCGAAAAACAATCCATTTGGCAGGCTTTAAGCGGTGAATTTCTACCCTTTACACTGGCATGGCTTGCCGGTGGTTTTGTATTAGCCTGCTTTGTATTTGCACTCACCGCAGTCTCAATTCCACTGCTGGCTGATCGAGAATTAGATAGCGTAACAGCGATGATGACTAGCTTGCGTGCAGTGGCCGAAAACATCCCGGCAATGGTCTTATGGGCTGCCATCATCGTGGCATTGACCGCATTGGGATTTGCCACATTTTTAATTGGCTTAATCGTCATATTTCCCTTGCTGGGACACGCAACTTGGTATGCTTACAAAGAACTGATTGAGTAA